In a single window of the Eshraghiella crossota genome:
- a CDS encoding GTP pyrophosphokinase: MEIQLWKKILTPYELAVQEILVKFNHIIMEYRSADMYSPIEAVNGRVKSISSILEKCRKKNIPLEIVTEKVEDIAGIRVICQFVEDIYKVVDIIKKRKDMTIVEEKDYIKNVKPSGYRSYHVIVNYDVETLEGTKTIFVEIQIRTLAMNFWATIEHSLQYKYRRNIPDRIRERLNASAEAILKLDEEMSSIHDEIMDAQSSFTIHDNIVSDILNNIQNLFKVANKKEVVKIQDEFFEIYKRNNLNELRSFARQLDIMAEGYRAQSY; this comes from the coding sequence ATGGAGATTCAGTTATGGAAAAAAATCCTTACGCCATATGAACTGGCAGTACAGGAGATACTTGTAAAATTCAATCATATTATTATGGAGTACAGGTCAGCGGACATGTATTCTCCTATAGAGGCAGTCAACGGCAGGGTAAAAAGCATATCAAGCATTCTTGAAAAATGCCGTAAGAAAAATATTCCACTTGAGATTGTTACCGAAAAAGTTGAAGATATTGCAGGTATAAGGGTTATATGCCAGTTTGTTGAAGATATTTACAAGGTTGTGGATATCATCAAAAAAAGAAAGGATATGACTATTGTAGAGGAAAAGGACTACATTAAGAATGTCAAACCAAGCGGTTATAGAAGCTATCATGTAATAGTTAACTATGATGTTGAGACATTGGAAGGAACAAAGACAATATTTGTAGAGATTCAGATAAGGACATTGGCAATGAATTTCTGGGCAACAATAGAACATTCATTGCAATATAAATACCGCAGAAATATTCCTGACAGGATAAGAGAACGTCTTAACGCTTCTGCGGAAGCCATATTAAAACTTGACGAAGAGATGTCATCAATTCATGATGAAATCATGGATGCACAAAGCTCATTTACTATTCATGACAATATTGTATCGGATATACTCAATAACATTCAGAATCTTTTTAAGGTTGCTAACAAAAAAGAAGTTGTTAAGATACAGGATGAATTTTTTGAGATATACAAGAGAAATAATCTTAACGAATTAAGAAGTTTCGCAAGACAGCTTGATATTATGGCAGAGGGATACAGGGCACAGAGTTACTAG
- the pepD gene encoding beta-Ala-His dipeptidase, protein MKNLTDNITDERFFHYFREICNIPHVSFHTDKIRDYIEHFATDHNLRYAKDDYGNIVIYKDGSAGYEDHDAVVLQGHLDMVGASKEEFDFINEPVTIDEELLGQGIVKAKGTTLGADDGIAVAYILAILEDDSLCHPPIEALLTTNEEVGLLGADGFDCSLLSGTTVINIDSEDEGVFLMGSAGGVRCDITIPMQWISKSGDNVTIRVTGLTGGHSGDKIGTGRPSANSLMGRVLNEILQECTGSIVYIKGGSVDNAIANECEAELITDEYDKIAKLCNSVEKDLRQEYFGIDENISVFVGLNGKTDKKVLDTDSQKRAITALCLAPQGVIARSGDDKEMVNTSLNMGIVELTDDLKMGYSVRSVYESAKNGLTEKLRLLALMLGGTVACSGNYPAWQYEPESRVRELAGNVYRKLTGKEPVFKTIHAGLECGLFYNRMNKPDIVSYGPDIYDIHTFEERMDIVSAKRVYELTVELLKNM, encoded by the coding sequence ATGAAAAATTTAACAGACAATATAACAGATGAACGTTTTTTTCATTACTTTAGGGAAATATGTAACATTCCCCATGTGTCTTTTCATACGGATAAGATAAGAGATTATATAGAACATTTTGCAACAGACCACAACCTCAGGTATGCTAAGGATGATTACGGCAATATTGTAATATATAAGGACGGATCCGCGGGGTATGAAGACCATGATGCGGTAGTTCTCCAGGGACATCTTGATATGGTTGGGGCTTCCAAAGAGGAATTCGATTTTATCAATGAACCTGTCACTATTGATGAAGAACTGCTTGGACAGGGCATAGTTAAAGCAAAAGGAACAACCCTTGGAGCGGATGACGGAATAGCTGTTGCTTATATACTTGCGATTCTTGAAGATGATTCACTTTGCCATCCTCCGATAGAAGCTTTACTGACTACCAATGAAGAAGTTGGGCTTCTTGGCGCGGACGGATTTGACTGCAGTCTTTTATCGGGAACAACGGTTATTAATATTGATTCGGAGGATGAAGGCGTATTCCTTATGGGAAGTGCCGGAGGTGTAAGATGTGATATAACAATTCCTATGCAGTGGATATCTAAGTCCGGAGATAATGTCACAATAAGGGTTACGGGACTTACAGGAGGTCATTCCGGAGATAAGATAGGAACGGGAAGACCATCAGCTAACAGCCTTATGGGCAGGGTTCTTAATGAGATATTGCAGGAATGTACAGGCAGTATTGTATACATAAAGGGCGGATCCGTTGACAATGCCATAGCTAACGAATGTGAAGCAGAACTCATTACGGATGAATATGATAAAATAGCAAAGCTTTGCAATTCTGTAGAAAAAGATCTGAGACAGGAATATTTTGGAATCGATGAGAATATATCTGTTTTTGTGGGATTAAACGGCAAAACGGACAAAAAGGTGCTTGACACTGATTCTCAGAAAAGAGCAATTACGGCTTTATGCCTCGCACCGCAGGGTGTAATTGCAAGAAGCGGCGATGATAAGGAAATGGTTAATACATCGCTTAATATGGGTATTGTGGAGCTTACTGATGATTTGAAGATGGGTTATTCGGTCAGAAGTGTTTATGAGAGTGCCAAAAACGGGCTTACAGAGAAACTTAGGTTACTGGCTTTAATGCTTGGCGGAACGGTTGCCTGCTCCGGAAATTATCCTGCATGGCAGTACGAGCCGGAATCAAGAGTGCGTGAACTGGCAGGAAATGTGTATAGGAAACTTACGGGAAAAGAACCTGTTTTTAAGACTATACATGCAGGACTTGAATGTGGTCTGTTTTACAACAGAATGAATAAGCCTGATATTGTATCATATGGACCTGATATATATGATATACATACATTTGAAGAAAGAATGGATATAGTGTCAGCGAAAAGGGTGTATGAGCTGACAGTGGAATTATTAAAAAATATGTAA
- the rsmD gene encoding 16S rRNA (guanine(966)-N(2))-methyltransferase RsmD encodes MRVIAGTRRSMPLKAPVGMDTRPTQDRTKETLFNVLQNEIPGAEFLDLFAGSGAISIEALSRGASHATLVENNKNAVSCIKDNLIFTKFSDEATLMETDVMAALYKLGGHKEFDIVFMDPPYNLEIEAQVLKTMNNMASVTEYTTVIIEASLKRDLSFVEECGFRIVKVKQYKTNQHIFLTKK; translated from the coding sequence ATGAGAGTAATAGCAGGGACAAGAAGAAGTATGCCTCTTAAAGCACCTGTGGGAATGGATACAAGGCCAACCCAGGACAGAACCAAAGAAACACTTTTTAATGTTCTACAGAATGAAATACCGGGAGCTGAATTTCTTGATTTATTTGCAGGAAGCGGTGCTATATCAATAGAGGCATTAAGCAGAGGAGCGTCACATGCCACTCTTGTGGAAAATAACAAAAATGCTGTTTCCTGTATAAAAGATAACCTTATATTTACAAAATTTTCCGATGAAGCTACATTAATGGAAACTGATGTGATGGCAGCACTTTATAAGCTTGGCGGACATAAGGAATTTGATATTGTATTTATGGACCCTCCATATAATCTTGAAATAGAAGCACAGGTTCTTAAGACAATGAATAATATGGCATCGGTAACGGAGTACACAACGGTTATCATAGAGGCTTCGTTAAAGAGAGATTTATCTTTTGTGGAGGAATGTGGCTTCAGAATTGTAAAAGTTAAGCAGTATAAGACTAATCAGCATATTTTTCTTACGAAAAAATAG
- a CDS encoding histidine phosphatase family protein codes for MELYIIRHGETKWNSEKRLQGRSDIELNEYGIELARITSEALKDVKFDRIYSSPLKRAYETAEILRGSRKLDIICDDRLKEMCFGDYEGKVTDTLPDEFWKFFDDPVNFVPAGNGETYEQVIERAKDFLYNVIVPLSYKIDRMLVVAHGAFNRALMISLNHQGIKDYWEGVFQKNCCVNIYEINGDNFKLIQNGKIYYEDKGGKDYRK; via the coding sequence ATGGAACTTTATATAATAAGACATGGTGAAACTAAATGGAACAGTGAGAAACGTCTGCAGGGACGAAGTGATATTGAACTTAACGAATATGGCATAGAACTTGCCAGAATAACGTCAGAAGCATTAAAGGATGTAAAATTTGACAGGATATATTCAAGCCCCTTAAAGAGAGCATACGAGACGGCTGAGATATTACGAGGCAGCCGTAAACTTGATATTATATGCGATGACAGACTTAAGGAAATGTGTTTTGGCGATTATGAAGGAAAAGTAACTGACACGCTGCCGGATGAATTCTGGAAATTCTTTGATGATCCTGTTAATTTTGTACCGGCCGGAAACGGTGAAACTTATGAACAGGTGATTGAAAGGGCTAAAGATTTTTTATACAATGTCATTGTGCCTTTATCCTATAAGATTGACAGGATGCTTGTTGTGGCACACGGAGCGTTTAACAGGGCACTTATGATATCTCTTAACCACCAGGGAATCAAAGATTACTGGGAAGGCGTTTTCCAAAAGAACTGTTGCGTTAATATATATGAAATTAACGGAGATAATTTTAAACTTATCCAGAATGGTAAAATATATTATGAGGACAAAGGCGGAAAGGATTACAGAAAATAA
- the recG gene encoding ATP-dependent DNA helicase RecG — translation MNIRKLKGIGTRTEELFQHLDVYTTKDLMELYPRAYDSYDEPVNIAAIDECGIYAVYAAVDRPPELKQNGRYKILTVMVRDEAGSMLRITWFNMPFLRSRLRNGYRYIFRGKVAIKGSLVFMEQPSIYTVDEYYIRQSSMQPVYPLTAGLTNNMVIKAVKQCFESGGYEEFLPEWILTKNDLIDEKKAHYAIHFPKDRNELAQARKRIIFDEFFLFTTNIRCAKSARLNEDNLYRISESGEALHVLKNLPYSLTGAQKKVYSEILNDMGSDKTMNRLIQGDVGSGKTILAFLAMINTAAAGWQSILMAPTEVLARQHYEALKELIDKNRLDFTCVLLTGALTEAKKRDAKEKITSGEADFIIGTHALITDDVEFKNPALVITDEQHRFGVRQRENLSRKGETPHIIVMSATPIPRSLAIILYGDLDISIVDEKPADRLPVKNCVVDDSYRTKAYKFISDEIKKGHQAYIICAMAEESDNDSNLENVVDFSKKLKEAMPETRIEYLHGKMKPAEKNRIMDEFAKRNTDILVSTTVVEVGINVPNATVMMVINAERFGLAGLHQLRGRVGRGKEQSYCIFESNTKNKVTKERLNILKESNDGFYISEQDLKLRGPGDMLGTRQSGDMGFAIGNIYSDASILKMAADTSSILIEKDKELMLEENSGIRDRIRNTDSKINI, via the coding sequence ATGAATATCAGGAAATTAAAGGGTATCGGTACCAGAACCGAAGAGTTGTTCCAACATCTTGATGTATATACTACGAAGGATTTAATGGAATTATATCCAAGAGCGTATGATTCTTATGATGAACCTGTTAATATAGCGGCAATAGATGAATGCGGTATATATGCCGTATACGCGGCAGTAGACAGACCTCCCGAATTAAAACAGAACGGGAGATATAAGATACTTACCGTTATGGTCCGTGATGAGGCAGGAAGCATGCTCAGAATAACCTGGTTTAATATGCCGTTTTTAAGAAGCCGGTTAAGAAACGGATACAGATATATATTCAGAGGCAAGGTTGCTATAAAAGGCAGCCTTGTTTTTATGGAACAGCCTTCTATCTACACAGTGGATGAATATTACATAAGACAAAGTTCAATGCAGCCTGTATACCCGCTGACTGCTGGGCTTACCAATAATATGGTTATAAAAGCTGTGAAACAGTGTTTTGAAAGCGGTGGATATGAAGAATTCCTTCCTGAGTGGATACTTACAAAAAATGATCTTATAGATGAGAAAAAAGCACACTACGCAATACATTTCCCAAAGGACAGAAACGAACTTGCACAAGCAAGAAAGAGAATAATTTTTGATGAGTTCTTTTTGTTTACCACCAATATAAGATGTGCAAAAAGTGCCAGGCTAAATGAGGACAATCTTTACAGGATATCCGAGAGCGGGGAAGCCTTACATGTTCTTAAAAACCTGCCGTACAGTCTTACAGGTGCCCAGAAAAAAGTATACAGCGAGATTTTAAATGATATGGGCAGTGATAAGACGATGAACAGACTTATACAGGGAGATGTCGGTTCAGGTAAGACAATTCTTGCTTTTTTGGCAATGATAAATACTGCCGCCGCAGGGTGGCAGAGCATTCTTATGGCACCTACGGAAGTTCTTGCAAGACAGCACTACGAAGCATTGAAAGAACTTATTGATAAGAACAGGCTGGATTTTACCTGTGTGCTTCTTACCGGAGCACTTACTGAGGCAAAAAAAAGAGATGCAAAAGAAAAAATAACATCGGGAGAGGCTGATTTTATTATAGGAACCCATGCATTAATAACCGATGATGTGGAATTTAAAAATCCTGCACTTGTCATAACGGATGAACAGCATCGTTTCGGAGTCAGGCAAAGAGAAAACTTAAGCCGTAAGGGAGAGACACCCCACATAATTGTAATGAGTGCCACACCTATCCCAAGGTCTCTTGCCATTATTTTATACGGCGACCTTGATATATCCATAGTAGACGAGAAGCCTGCGGACAGATTACCGGTTAAAAACTGTGTTGTGGATGATTCTTACAGAACCAAAGCATATAAATTTATTTCTGATGAGATAAAAAAAGGCCATCAGGCTTATATAATATGTGCCATGGCGGAAGAAAGCGACAATGACAGTAATCTTGAGAATGTTGTTGATTTTTCAAAGAAACTTAAAGAGGCTATGCCGGAGACAAGAATAGAATATCTGCATGGCAAGATGAAGCCTGCAGAGAAAAACCGTATAATGGATGAGTTCGCAAAGAGAAATACGGATATACTTGTATCTACCACAGTTGTTGAAGTAGGAATAAACGTGCCAAACGCTACGGTTATGATGGTGATTAATGCTGAAAGATTTGGACTTGCGGGGCTTCACCAGTTAAGGGGAAGGGTCGGAAGAGGAAAAGAACAATCCTACTGTATTTTTGAAAGCAATACTAAGAACAAGGTAACAAAGGAACGTCTTAATATACTGAAAGAGAGTAATGACGGATTTTATATTTCAGAACAGGATTTGAAATTAAGAGGTCCCGGTGATATGCTGGGAACAAGGCAGAGCGGAGATATGGGTTTTGCCATAGGAAATATATATTCCGATGCTTCAATACTTAAAATGGCAGCAGATACTTCCTCAATACTTATAGAAAAAGATAAAGAACTTATGCTTGAGGAAAATTCAGGTATAAGGGACAGAATCCGGAATACAGATTCTAAGATTAATATATAG
- a CDS encoding DAK2 domain-containing protein, translated as MTTTSIDAGMVKEIFLAGAANLEAKKEWINDLNVFPVPDGDTGTNMTLTIMSASKEVSNIETPDMESLAKAISSGSLRGARGNSGVILSQLLRGFTKVIREYDAIDSRVLSLAFEKAVETAYKAVMKPKEGTILTVARGMSEKMTELAPKISDIKKLLGLVIEYGDEVLNYTPELLPVLKQAGVVDSGGQGLMQLMKGAYDALMGKKVDYSNVISESKPAAGKETTAAKGIEDVNIEFGYCTEFIVNIEKKYGEKEEAAFKAFLESIGNSIVIVSDDEIVKVHVHTNHPGLAFEEGLKYGSLSRMKVDNMREEHEERLIANASKVAGDNKETEHKEAEEEIVNEKYGFISVSAGDGLTEIFKCLGVNYVIEGGQTMNPSTEDMLNAIENVHADNIFILPNNSNIILAANQAQSIVEDKNVIVVPTKTVPQGISALLAYSEEAAPEDNFNAMSEEIARVKSGSVTYAVRDTEVDDKVIRQGDIMGIGDKTILSVGQNISEVTKDLIDNLMDDDSELISIYYGNDIEEASAEELAKQIEEAYPDADVELNYGGQPIYYYIVSVE; from the coding sequence GTGACAACAACCAGTATAGACGCCGGTATGGTTAAAGAAATTTTTCTTGCCGGTGCAGCTAATCTTGAAGCTAAGAAAGAATGGATTAACGATTTGAATGTTTTCCCAGTTCCTGACGGAGACACGGGTACTAATATGACACTTACAATTATGTCTGCATCAAAAGAGGTAAGCAATATAGAGACTCCTGATATGGAGAGCCTTGCTAAAGCAATATCAAGCGGTTCTTTAAGAGGTGCAAGAGGCAATTCAGGAGTTATCCTTTCCCAGTTATTAAGAGGTTTTACCAAGGTAATTAGGGAATATGATGCAATAGATTCCCGTGTGCTTTCTTTAGCTTTTGAAAAAGCGGTTGAGACAGCATATAAAGCAGTAATGAAGCCTAAAGAGGGAACTATTCTTACTGTTGCAAGAGGAATGTCTGAGAAGATGACAGAGCTTGCGCCAAAGATTTCTGATATTAAGAAACTGCTCGGCCTTGTAATCGAATATGGTGATGAGGTTCTTAACTATACACCAGAACTCCTTCCGGTACTTAAGCAAGCGGGGGTTGTTGACTCAGGCGGGCAGGGCCTTATGCAGTTGATGAAGGGTGCGTATGACGCACTTATGGGCAAGAAGGTTGATTATTCCAATGTAATAAGTGAGAGCAAGCCTGCTGCCGGAAAAGAGACAACTGCAGCCAAGGGAATAGAAGATGTAAATATCGAATTTGGATATTGTACCGAATTTATCGTTAATATTGAGAAAAAGTATGGCGAAAAAGAAGAGGCAGCATTTAAGGCATTTCTTGAATCAATCGGTAATTCCATAGTAATTGTCTCAGATGATGAGATAGTAAAGGTTCATGTTCATACCAACCATCCGGGACTTGCATTTGAGGAAGGACTTAAATATGGTTCGCTTTCAAGAATGAAAGTAGATAATATGCGTGAAGAACATGAAGAACGTCTTATAGCTAATGCCAGCAAAGTTGCCGGTGATAATAAAGAAACAGAACACAAAGAAGCAGAAGAAGAAATTGTCAATGAAAAATATGGTTTTATATCCGTATCCGCAGGTGACGGACTTACTGAGATATTTAAGTGTCTTGGAGTAAATTATGTCATTGAAGGCGGACAGACGATGAACCCAAGCACGGAAGATATGCTGAATGCCATTGAGAATGTCCATGCAGACAATATTTTTATACTTCCTAATAATTCTAATATTATTCTTGCTGCTAATCAGGCACAGAGTATTGTTGAAGATAAGAATGTAATAGTAGTACCTACCAAGACGGTACCACAGGGAATCTCTGCACTCCTTGCATATTCGGAGGAAGCAGCTCCTGAAGATAACTTCAATGCTATGTCAGAAGAAATTGCCCGCGTTAAGTCCGGCTCGGTTACTTATGCCGTAAGAGACACAGAAGTTGATGATAAGGTAATACGACAGGGTGATATAATGGGAATCGGCGATAAGACAATTCTTTCTGTGGGACAGAACATAAGCGAAGTTACAAAAGATCTCATAGATAATCTTATGGATGATGATTCTGAACTTATAAGCATATATTACGGAAATGATATAGAAGAAGCATCAGCAGAAGAACTTGCAAAACAGATTGAGGAAGCATATCCTGATGCGGATGTAGAGCTTAACTATGGCGGACAGCCAATATATTATTATATTGTATCAGTGGAATAA
- a CDS encoding Asp23/Gls24 family envelope stress response protein, whose product MKGHVDNQYGNVAIDSHVIAKYAGATAVECFGIVGMAAVSVKDGLVKLLKRESLTRGISVSFDDKNRLIIDFHVIVAYGVTISTVADNLVHNVKYKVEEYTGLKVGKINVYVEGVRIID is encoded by the coding sequence ATGAAAGGACATGTTGATAATCAGTATGGTAACGTTGCAATAGACAGCCATGTTATTGCCAAGTATGCAGGAGCAACTGCAGTTGAATGTTTCGGTATTGTTGGAATGGCAGCGGTCAGTGTGAAGGATGGACTTGTGAAGTTATTAAAGAGAGAGAGCCTTACAAGAGGTATCAGCGTCAGCTTTGATGACAAGAATCGTCTTATAATAGATTTTCACGTAATCGTAGCTTACGGTGTTACAATATCTACAGTGGCAGATAATCTTGTCCATAATGTAAAATATAAAGTAGAAGAATATACCGGCCTTAAGGTTGGTAAGATTAATGTTTATGTTGAAGGCGTTAGAATCATTGATTAG
- the rpmB gene encoding 50S ribosomal protein L28 has protein sequence MAKCAICEKGAHFGIAVSHSHRRSNKMWKANVKSVKVKVGDGQAKKMYVCTSCLRSGLVERA, from the coding sequence ATGGCTAAATGTGCTATTTGCGAAAAAGGTGCTCATTTTGGTATCGCAGTGAGCCATTCTCACAGAAGATCAAACAAAATGTGGAAAGCAAACGTAAAATCTGTAAAGGTTAAGGTTGGTGATGGCCAGGCTAAAAAGATGTATGTATGTACTTCTTGTTTAAGATCAGGCTTAGTTGAAAGAGCTTAA
- a CDS encoding GerW family sporulation protein, whose translation MAENKFDTTVASLFKGMDGFLSAKTVVGEPVTVNDTIILPLVDVSFGVAAGAGNGADKNKAAGGMGGKMSPSAVLVIHDGITRLVNVKNQDTVSKIIDMVPDIIEKFRKKDDKDPDVEKAVDEAMGK comes from the coding sequence ATGGCAGAAAACAAATTTGATACAACAGTAGCATCTTTATTCAAGGGAATGGACGGTTTTTTATCAGCCAAGACGGTTGTAGGAGAACCTGTTACAGTTAATGACACAATTATTTTACCGTTAGTTGATGTTTCTTTCGGTGTTGCGGCAGGTGCCGGAAATGGTGCCGATAAGAATAAGGCAGCAGGCGGAATGGGCGGAAAGATGAGTCCAAGTGCGGTACTTGTTATTCATGACGGAATAACAAGGCTTGTGAATGTAAAGAATCAGGATACCGTAAGTAAAATCATTGATATGGTGCCTGATATAATAGAAAAATTCAGAAAAAAAGATGACAAAGACCCTGATGTAGAAAAAGCAGTGGATGAAGCTATGGGCAAGTAA
- a CDS encoding DUF2953 domain-containing protein: protein MKVLLILLTILKVIGIIIAAIAALVLILLALVLFVPVRYSAKASYDRKPDISVRISYLLHILSVRFDLHDGNNEFIIKIFGHRIGNRKKKKRRHKVHKKKTAGSVAGNEVSVKPVQEKETSDYVYEDDEFSGPETSYKPETDNVRPKKNKKNVFKNIKYKYNNIRGKLGRISQEINDETNRKAFKIITESLGKALKHIKPKKHYVNIIFGTGDPCSTGEILGLIYSFAFLSGINIEAIPDFEDKIFKADSYFKGRIRIFTLGIILLKAYRNDDLKKVIHKFTN, encoded by the coding sequence ATGAAGGTACTGTTAATACTTCTAACAATTTTAAAAGTTATAGGAATTATCATTGCAGCTATAGCTGCTCTTGTTCTTATTCTTCTGGCACTTGTTTTGTTTGTACCTGTAAGGTACAGTGCAAAAGCGTCTTATGACCGTAAGCCTGATATATCGGTGAGAATAAGCTATCTTTTACATATTCTGAGTGTGCGTTTTGATCTTCATGATGGCAATAACGAGTTCATCATAAAAATTTTCGGACACAGGATTGGTAACAGGAAAAAGAAAAAGAGACGGCATAAGGTTCATAAGAAAAAGACAGCGGGCAGTGTTGCGGGTAATGAAGTTTCCGTAAAACCTGTGCAGGAAAAAGAAACTTCTGATTATGTTTATGAAGATGATGAGTTTTCCGGACCGGAAACTTCCTATAAACCGGAAACTGACAATGTCAGACCGAAGAAAAATAAAAAAAATGTTTTCAAAAACATAAAATACAAGTATAATAATATCCGTGGGAAGCTTGGAAGAATCTCACAGGAAATTAATGACGAGACTAACAGAAAAGCATTTAAGATTATCACTGAGAGTCTCGGAAAGGCATTAAAGCATATAAAGCCTAAAAAGCATTATGTCAATATTATATTCGGAACCGGAGATCCTTGTTCTACCGGAGAGATTCTCGGACTTATATATTCGTTTGCTTTTTTATCGGGAATCAATATAGAAGCCATTCCGGATTTTGAAGATAAGATTTTTAAAGCGGACTCTTATTTTAAGGGCAGAATAAGAATATTTACGCTGGGAATAATATTGCTTAAGGCATATCGTAATGATGATTTAAAGAAAGTAATTCACAAGTTTACTAATTAA
- a CDS encoding diaminopimelate decarboxylase family protein, whose protein sequence is MEKKPFVTKEQVEEIVKKYPTPFHIYDEKGIRENARKVKEAFAWNPGFREYFAVKATPNPFLINILREYGCGTDCSSKTELMLSKAIGCKGEEIMFSSNDTPPEEFVYANKLGAIINLDDFTHIDVIDKLIGIPETISCRFNPGGLFSIANSIMDNPGDAKYGFTKEQLIEGFKILKAKGAKNFGIHSFLASNTVTNDYYPSLAKILFELAVEIKNKTGCHIKFINLSGGVGIPYKPDGTPNDILAIGEGVHKVYDEVLVPNGMGDVAIYTEMGRFMMGPYGGLVTRVGNMKHTYKEYIGTDACAVNLMRPAMYGAYHHITVLGKENEPCDHKYDVTGSLCENNDKFAIDRMLPKIEIGDYLFIHDTGAHGFSMGYNYNGKLRSAELLLKENGEVQMIRRAETPEDYFRTFDCFDFYKEVTK, encoded by the coding sequence ATGGAAAAGAAACCTTTTGTAACAAAAGAACAAGTTGAAGAAATCGTAAAAAAATATCCCACACCTTTTCACATTTATGATGAAAAAGGAATAAGGGAAAATGCAAGAAAAGTTAAAGAAGCATTTGCATGGAATCCCGGCTTTAGGGAATATTTTGCCGTAAAAGCAACCCCAAATCCATTCCTTATCAATATTTTAAGAGAATACGGATGCGGAACAGACTGCTCATCAAAAACAGAACTTATGCTCTCAAAAGCAATCGGATGCAAAGGTGAGGAGATAATGTTTTCATCTAACGATACTCCTCCTGAAGAATTTGTATATGCCAATAAGCTTGGCGCAATAATTAATCTTGACGATTTTACACATATTGATGTGATTGATAAACTTATAGGAATACCTGAGACAATAAGCTGCAGATTTAATCCGGGCGGACTGTTCTCAATAGCTAATTCAATTATGGATAATCCGGGTGACGCAAAATATGGATTTACCAAGGAACAGCTTATAGAAGGCTTCAAAATCCTCAAGGCAAAGGGAGCTAAGAATTTTGGTATTCATTCTTTCCTTGCAAGTAATACGGTAACGAATGATTATTATCCTTCACTTGCAAAAATATTATTTGAACTTGCTGTAGAAATCAAAAATAAGACAGGCTGCCATATTAAATTCATCAATCTTTCAGGCGGTGTGGGAATCCCTTACAAGCCTGACGGAACACCTAATGATATCCTTGCAATAGGCGAAGGTGTGCACAAAGTATACGATGAAGTTCTTGTTCCAAACGGAATGGGAGATGTTGCAATCTATACCGAAATGGGACGTTTTATGATGGGCCCTTATGGCGGACTTGTAACAAGAGTCGGTAATATGAAACACACATATAAGGAATATATTGGAACGGATGCATGTGCCGTTAATCTTATGAGGCCTGCAATGTATGGTGCGTATCATCATATCACGGTTCTTGGCAAGGAGAACGAGCCATGCGACCATAAGTATGATGTAACAGGTTCATTATGCGAAAACAATGATAAGTTTGCTATAGACAGAATGTTGCCTAAAATCGAGATAGGAGATTATCTTTTTATTCATGATACAGGAGCTCACGGTTTTTCTATGGGCTATAATTATAATGGTAAACTCCGTTCGGCTGAATTGCTCCTTAAAGAAAACGGTGAAGTCCAGATGATAAGAAGGGCAGAGACACCTGAGGATTATTTCAGAACATTTGACTGCTTTGATTTTTACAAAGAAGTAACAAAATAA